gagaaaaaacagaaaagaggaaatagtgttaactaggatgaggctcaatcacaccggcttaaatgacaagatgtttttgatagggaaatgtaaatcaaaagtatgtatggagtgcaaaagtatagagaacgtagaacacatattactacactgcaagagatatagggaagaacgtgtaacgttaaggaaaacaattaagaagataggaagggaatggagcattgagggtatcttaggaacaggtggggagggggttagagatatacagagggcagtgatagaatatttgaaggacacaggattacataatagaatatagataagtattagaatattttagtataagtattattattaggattattattagtagtagtataagtagtctcctcactatctaagttagcataaagtaagatactgtatatggcccatgttacatactccggtacagtaggtggcggtatgcaccttttcaagtcatggttgcaacccgccattaaactaaaagaagaagaagaagaaaacgcgcGTCTGCTGCCATAACGTGGACGTTTGAGCAGCTGGTAAGACGTGTCTAGGCTGTCTGCTCCTGTGTGTAACAAAATGCTTAAAAATCGTTCTTTTCAATTgaatgtgtaaatattataaGCATTTGCTAAATCGCTGTGGAGCTGTTTTGGTGACTTTTAGTTGGAAAAAACGTCATTAATATTCCCCTTTTATGTGACTTGCTGCAGAAGTCGGGggatgctgctgtgtgtgcccgCTAATAGTGTGCCCTCCTTGGCATCGTTCCACAGGTATGTTACTTGCCAAATGTTTCTATGTTTAATTTGCACTTGGAGGGATTGCACCATTCACTGTTAAGAGAAAATACACTTTGTTGTGCACTTTATAAAACTTTAGAAGTACATTGCCTACGGGGGCTAGAACGCCCGATGAAGcctttattttttgaaatgttttatttttgttattgaaaTGTCAAGAAAATGGATCCTTAAATGTTAACAGTTTTATTATGTTGTACAAAACAAAGATAACGTGGACGTTTGAGCAGCTGAAGTCAGggaatgctgctgtgtgtgcccaCTAATAGTGTGCCCTCCTTGCCATTGTTCCACAGAAAAGAAATGTACAGATCCTGACTTGGTGTGTGTTCTTCAATCCGGATGCCATTACAAGTCTGCTACACATACACTCAGAAATgggaattccatccatccatccattttctataccgcttcttcctcattagggtcgctggggcatgctggagcctatcccagctgactttgggcaacaggcagggtacaccctggactggtcgccagccaatggcagggcacatatagacaaacaaccattcacactcacattcatacctatggacagtttagagtcgccaattaacctcacctgtatgtttttggaatgtgggaggaagccggagtgcccggagaaaacccacacacacacggggagaacatgcaaactccacacagaaatgcccaggggagaatccaacccaggtcttcccatctccaggctgttactgtgttggccaacgtgccaTCTCTCTGTTCCCCGTGTGAGAACTGAACTGGGGAAGAAAGCGTTCTGTTTTGCAGCCCCCACAGCGTGGAATCTTTTACAGGCTGAACTAAAGCTCTCGGAACTCATCCCTTTTGGAGCCTTTCGGTCCTTGCTGTTGGACAAAGAgcgtgagaccacagaacagtgcctttgttttaaatagctttttatggattttattACTAATCACTTGCATTTTACAAAGTATGTGTGTTAATATACATTGTATGTAATCTTTtagatttgtatattttatcccttgtgacgtgtgctgctgacctcttggccaggtcacccttgtaaaagagatcctgatctcaatgggttttttctatctggttaaataaaggttaagtaagtaaccactagaccaccgtgcagcccgaaATGAGAATTCCTAAAATATAAAATCCGCCAACACTCAATCATTTTCAGCAAACGTATTAAAAATCTGAATAATATAAAAGAGGAAAGAATTGTAAAAGATACACTCTCAATCACTACTTGATCACTATTATTATAGACAATGATCCTATACGGCTTTACAACTACTAACAAAACTAGACCCAATCTATGAACGGAAGGCTCGACGGGCATACGTCAGATCAAGAGCAAAGTGGATGGAAGAAGGCGAAAAAAATACAGCTTACTTCTGCAGGttggaaaaaacacaagaacGAAATACGCTAAAATCTCTGATGATCAATGACTCTGAATGCTCTGATCAGCCTGTTATTGCAAAAGAAATTGGTGCCTTTTACCAAAATCTGTATGCCTCTTCTTACTCCTCTGAAGCAGCTGATATTTTCCTCAACAAAATTGGAGAATTTATTCCAAAAATTGACAACAAATTTAAAGATAAACGTGAAAAAGATATGGAGCTAAATGACCTTGATAAAGCAGTAAAACGAGCCCCGATGGGCTGACACTTTTGGGAGCTGCTTAGGGAATTCCTCTTTCATGAAACAAGGCATGATAACGCTAATACCAAAACCTGGCAAGGATAATAGAACACTGGAAAATGAACACCCAATTTTGCTTCTAAACAATGATTATAAACTTTGAACATACAAGTACATGGATAGCAGTAGATGAGGTTGAATAACGAGTGGAACACAGTCAGGATGTGTAAAGAAAAGATGAATACTGTACAGAGCAACAGAAGACATGTTGGAACACAGTAACCTCATTGAGCACAAGGGCTTCATTTGATTTGTTGACTTCCACAAAGCTTTTGATAAGCTTGAGCATCGCTTCCTTTTTAAAGTCTTGCATTTATATGGGCTTGATCCAAAATGTTGCAACATTCTAGAACAACCAGCACGATAGCACTCCCAACCGGTACTACTCCTCGCTTCTCCTTAAACCGAGGAGTTCAACAAGGCTGCAATAATACATCTTCCTTTTATTTATTCAGGCAGCAGAAATGTTAGCAATCCTGATGAAAAACTCTTTTTGAtacatgaaatatttgtaaTGAGTAGTTAAGAGGCCAGCTTACGGATGACACCATGATTTTTCTGAAACACTTCGAACAAATCCCTGAATTCAATGCATTGATCTTTTCTCTCGAGCATCTGGTCTGACACTCATTGGTAGTAAATGTGAATTTAAGGCTATACGTGATCGTATATAATATTCCTATTAAATCTGGCATTAAATATCTAGAaatagtacagtcaaacttgtctatagcggccactcgagggagtctgcaaaagtggccgctatagacaggtggcctctatagacaggttggcgtccagtttgactgttgaccagtagagggaaaaaaagaagaaaaggggggaaaaaaattaataataatgttgaccagtagaggccactgcggactgcggataaaagttgtacagcactactaggcttatTATTATCaaggttcatggttttaatcctgaacatgcataagTCAAACAATAGCACATCacacacaattttgcatgtccaaaaaggagtaggaagaagtaaagctgatttaatcctactcctcatcagtttcacatcagttgcaatacatttattcacctcttgttcttccaagtgtactttgtaggtctacatgacaatgtagtgcaatcatagtcaaggtttttacttactaaaaggaagctagaggcttaataataactgatagaatatatccaccacccacagaacaaacctgtgctagtaatgtcttatgcttgtttttaatattttactttttatacggcagagtgtcattacagctttagttcatcaggaagtgacgggaagtgacggtgggcgtcccgagcaggacagctaggctcagtgctagctgtgagtttggagagagttgggaagtgtgtttatgttggcgtggatgtaaagtcctgcagtgttctccgctgttaataaagccattaaagtgcatcggcgacgtgagtctctccttccccacaacaagcggcattacagtattgaccagtgcacaccaggaaataaacggtgtcatttcttacaggcattggctggacagctatgtagtggggcttgtttaacctttgccttgtgggcaagcaggaaggagagacgatgctgagagatgtgtgtgtgttctgagctgctgtctggtggccgcgttcaataaataaagttggcagaagcaacaggagaagtttccttctttgcttcggagctgaataacactgacaagctaacagactagtagcgaacggaaaagaagacggctttgtttgtgtcgaatacagaagatgaggactttgatggatttgtggatgagggttgatgaaaaataacgtgagtacattctaaaatacttcaattaagtgcaacccaactcagttttgctcccgctgccgcatgcatgctttttttttgtagcgtcgctgggagcacgtcctgttcccagcttactttgcggtaatgttttggtgcaaatgctcttaaagttacatgtttgaccaggaaatagcaagctcaaaagaagacggcttttttatgtgaacaactgacagtttgtgtggatcttgtgaatgattgtgactgagctaggactcagtaattaaagtctacacacaacggcttcattgattgaaaaactaaactttttcgtgcatgaagcttctacttgagttggtaatttggccgctatatgcggtcagatattgaccaagggagacaaaatgggtggccgctggccgcgttggacaggtgacttttatacacagggtctataacatgtacatttgctggggggaggatttttcagtggctgctataggcaggtggcccttctataaaggtggccactaagacaggtttgactgtatacagatacagtatatactgtataagtagATTTTGTCAGTGGTAGAAAGGGGCTTCCATACAAGATGTATTTTCCACTCCATGTCAGTTTATTAAGATAAATGATCTGCTGATTAGTCAACAACCAAGATAACTTAGGGAATGCAACGACACTCAGCACCAATGCAGCAACATACACATAAGAGGGAACAGGACACATTTCATGCTGAAATGTCTTCCCACACATTTGCACACATGTAGTGTAGCGTTTATGTGCgtgcagtgcagtgtagtgCTTGTGCAAGTAGTGTAGTgcttgtgcatgtgcgtgtagtgtagtgtttgtgtgtgcgtgtagtgtagtgcatgtgcatgtagtgtagtgtgtgcgtgtgagagaaCAGTAGTGGACACATCAGTGTTGAGACGAATCAAACGTCATGAATTCAAGACAACTTTGCCAGCAGCGAGTGCATCTCGGGCCTACGTGAGGTCAACATGTCGTTacagtgtgtaaaaaaaaaaaaaaaaaaaaaaaaagcccaacatTGCACTTCATCGAGGGCAAAACCTCAGCGAAGGTGTGCTATAAATGAAAGGTAAATGCTAAAGGTAAGCGTGTTATTCTTTTATTCCCAAGCGTGTGGAGTTAAGCTAGCTCGCTAGCGTCAACATCGACCACTAACATCTAGAAATATAAAGACGCTTCCTTTTCCTCTGGAGGGAACGTTCGCTCCGCTACTATgatgaaaaacataaaagataTTTCTTTACACTCTTTGTTGATCATTTACATCCAAATATTCATTCAgcctttttttccatctttgaatGAATAATTCTTCTTTGTGAGGCTGGAAGTCAGTAGAAGAACGCACGACGTCAGCGACTGTCCTGCCGTCACAGCAGCATGGAGTCCTGCATGGCGAACGCCTCCTGCGCATGCCGGTAGTGCGCTCCTCTAAACAGCTGGGGGAGCTGCTGCCGTACGACGGGGTGCCGCTCCCGCAACGTCGTCCCGTAGTGCTGCAGCCCGTCGGTGTCGGGGAACGTGAACACCTCCACGGGAGACATTTGGGCTTTCTGGAAGCTGGGCGAGCGAGGCACACCGCCCGGGGATTGAGGGGGCTGCTCCACCTCCGTGGCCCATTGGGGTCCGCCCTCTGGATGATACGGGGGGTTTGGTTCGCCTCTTGTTTGTCCCTCAAAGTTGTAGTCCACAGAGGCGTGGACCCGTGTGGTGGAGGTGAGCTTCTGAAGGTAGATGGGGGTGGTGCGCCCCTGGAGCTCCAGCTGCAAAGGTGGTCTTCGAGGGTTGTGGGTGGTGCTGGGTGGCGGCTGCCTGCGGTAGGTTGCAAAAGTGTTCACAAGAGCCGTATCGTGGAAGTTGTTACTGTGGGGCCGCCTTGTGGTGGCATATGTTTGATCCTCCATCCGTTGAGAGGGCGGCGCATAGTGTCTGTAGCCTGGATGAAAGATGGGGACCTCAGTAGTGGTCCTGCCAGGGGAGTGGTAGTGGTTTTGGTTTCCAGGGAAGTCAGTGTCGGCCCCTGCAGGGTTATGGTGGTCAAATGAAGGTGGAGGGGGGTGCAAGGGCATCCTGGACCCTCCTGAGATGACGCTCCCACCAAGACTGGATCCATAAACAAGAGCACCCTGGTGGAAGGATGGTACGCCATAGGGGGTCTCGCTGCGAGGAGTCCTCATCCTGGATGGAGGTCTCTCCAGCTCCAAGATCTCAAATTCCTGCTCCAGCAGCCCTGGAACGTTGTCATACTGCGAGGCGTTGGACCCGCGGTTGGCACCCGGAACAAAGCCCTTGGAATGTGGCCAGCGGTTGAGCTGCTGTGCGTCGTCGTGACTGAAGGGGGCCGGAGACACCCCCCGGGTCAGCTGGACCTCTCTGGCTGCCATCGCCTTGGCGGCTTCTAGTTTGGTCTCGGAGGGCTTGAACCAGCGGGGAGTGATGTCTCTGTGAGAACCGGTGTTGTGGTTGGCGATGACGTGACTCTGAGTCTTCAACAGCGGGACGGGGGTTGGGGCCGAGGGCGGCGACGGCCCCTTTTCGGGCGTGGTTGAAGCCGATCGCTTCTGCTGCTCCCTTGAGGCCGCCTCTCGTCCACCATCCCTCATGTCGACCTTGCGGTGGCATATCGGCTTGTCCAGCGAGTCCCGCCGTAACCGACTGGGGGGACGGCTATCCTGGCGGTCGGGTACCGGACTGGGCTGCTTCGGAGGCTCGGCGGGCTCGGCGTGGCTCTGCCCGTTGCCCACATGGTTCACGGCTGCCGTCTCCAGCTCTGGAAGCTGCCCTAAGGGCTTCTTGGGGAACTCCTCGTCTTTACCTGGAAGACAAAACCAGCGGTCCCGGGTGAAAAGTCCACTTGGGGATGACAAAGCGAGCGTTGATGGCTGGAGACACGGATGAGCCACAACGGGGACACGGATTCATGCAATACCACTGCCATCCAGGCCACATTAGGAGAGTTACATTCAGGACAACACATCATCTCCACAGGCAAAAGACAGAAAAGTAAACACAGTTTGATTCATGTACAAAAGAAAAgccttttggggggggggtcctcAGCAACCAGAGTCGTCGGGTCCGGTGAGAGCGACATGGCTGGGCTGAAAACCAGCATGGAAAGATAAGCAGAGAGAAATTGCGGCACTTCACATCAAGCAAAGCAAGAATACAAAAAACACCAggaaaaggtgtgtgtgtgggagggggaCCCGGGGGCTGCTGGACAGACAAAGCCACAGACAGGACGCACTGAGAAGATGGACGGACATGAAGAGGCAAGACCAGTCAGGATAGCCCACCCGTTACTGTTGTAGGAACCAATACGGCCCCCGCTCGCGTTTTTGTAGTTGTTGGCTAACATTGGTtcggaagaagaggaagagaggggagggggggttAAGGAGAAGACACGTTAGAAGATGCTAAGTTGTGATTCAGCAGGAAGCAGCTCAGCTGTGCAGGTGCTAGCAGGCTAACGCGCGGGACGGCGTTGGCGACTGAGCTACCTGGCGCCGGCAGCTCCAGCTTGACCCTGCGGAGCTCCGCCATCGAGGCCTGGAGATGCTCGATCACCAGGTCGTCCTCCAAGAGGAAATCTTTGGACAGAGACACCTGAAGGAACTCCACCAGCTCCTCCATGGCCATCTTCATCAGGCGCTCTGCGGGGGTGGGAGGGGCACATGCCGAGTTAGCGTGGGAAGCGAAGCGTCTGTGTCAGAGAGGTGACGGCACTGACGGGACGTACTCCTGTGCAGCTTGAGGACAGTGTAGGACATGGCGGGAAGAAGCCTTTCGCCCTCCAGGATGTAGATGTCCCAGATCCTGAGAGTCAGGGTGAAGGGAGTCTGGTCGGGAAAAAATGTGGAGATGTTTGTGACGACTACTTTATTGGGCATCGGGGATGAAGTACTCACTCTGTCCAGGAAGCACTGGAAGAACCACTTCATGGTGTACAGACTGGTCAGCACCTCCTGGCTGTCCTGCAGCACAACCACACATTCATCCAACATCCAACAGCCGCTTCACACGCATCGACTCACTCACTTCTGCCAACAAGCCTTTTGAACGGCTCCTTTAAGTGAACGACCACAACAGATTCGCAGTTACTTGAGTATTCCTTATTACACGAACACAAAGTTCTTATACGCAACTTGGGAACCGGTCTTCATTGGTCTCCGAGAATAGCCGTTCAAAAGACTCGACTCGTTCGCTAAACTGACATCTCTGAGCCACACCAGAGAAGTGGATGCATCAGTGGCGAGTCGGAGTGCTGTTGTGGAATTCAAAGTGTACTTTCCTACCTactagtaactagtaactattaGGTTATTACTTAATGAAGGAGTCATTCTGCTACTAATTTGAGGTAAAAAGGTAATATGCCAACACTGGTGATGAAGAAGTACTTATGTTACTAactcaattacttttttggggaaGGTAACTATGACTAGTTACTTCAaaaaagtaactagtaactatagctactttaaaaaaaaagtaacaaccAAACACAGTTGATTGAGTATTTATgtactaattcaattacttttttgggacAGTAACTAGTAACTGTAACTGATTACTTCATTACAGGTATTTTCCCAACACTGCTGATGGAGTAATTGTGTTACCAACTCAGTTACTTTTTGGGAAAAGTAACTGGTAATAAAAGTAACTAGTGGAAAAAGCAATATCCCCAACACTGATGATTAAGGAGTAATTCTGTCacaaattcaattactttttgggTAACTATCAATTGTTACTTAACAAATAAAAGTAACtagtaatgttttaaaaaaagtaataatatgccCAACACTGGTGATGAAGGAGTAATTGTGTTACTCATTTTGATTACTCTTTGGAAAAGTCACTGGTACCCATgacaaattacttttttaagaGTAACGAGTAACTAACTACTTAAAATGTACTTTGCCCATTACTGGTGATGAAGGAATAATTGTATTACTACTAGTAACTCGTAAGTCGATTCAAGTCAGAGGGAAGGGGGGGGAGGAGGACAAGAAAGAGAAgtagaagaggaagaggaagaaaaagaagaggagTGGCGTGTGCCAGTtgtggggtggtgggggtgtgtGCGAGTCACCAGGTGATGCTTGAGTTTGGGCATCATCTTCTTGACGATGCGGTCGTGGTGTTCCTGGAAGCGCAGGAGTTTGGGGAAGCCGGGAACAAAGAATCCTGCAtagggaggaaggaaggaaggaaggagagggAGGATGAGAGGTTCCTGGCTGGCAGCAAGGagatacgtgtgtgtgtgtgtgtgtttgataccGTGCATGGCGTGCTTGTGTCCCGACAGCAGCTTGACCAGAGCCCAGAAGGCGTCTTCCTCGTTCATGTAGATGAGCAGCAGCGCTGTGATCTGACTCATCCCCTGGCAGTAGCCCACCtcctgcacgcacacacgcacacacacacatccacgctGGCGTCCCAGGAGCAATGCAGATGCTGACGACGCACCGAGTAGAAGAACTCACCACGTTATAGACAGAGTAGGCCGTGAGAACGTGGAAGAGCGCCTGCTGCCTGCAAAGCAAAGCCTTACGTTAGCAAGAAGGTGCCAGGCGGTGCTAGCTAGCCGTTACGGGCGCACCCACTTGACGTCGTAGCGGTCCCGGAACATGATGTGATCCCTGTAGGTGCGGTTCACGTCCAGGTCGATCTGCCGAACGTCGGGAGACAGACCCCTCGCTCTGGCCTTCAGCTTCTGGAACAAACAACAATCGacaactttgtcatttttctttcacaaACTTGTTCTGACATTTCTAATCCTTTCTTGCTTTGTAAAACttttacatttcaacttttttttttttttttaaaagaaatcgGTCTCATTCCATAATTTTgtttgtacatttaaaaaacaaaattcaaaatccatattgtttgaaaatatttatttattaaaatttcaAGTCCATAATTTctgtttgcaattttttttcaatttcaaatCCAGAATTTTTATtggaaaatctttttttttttaatttgaaatctATTTATTCAAATTATAATTttgtttgtcattaaaaaatatccaaattattattttgtttgtaaatcattttaaaatttccaatgcattattttgtttgcaaatcttttttgaatttctatttttgctcacaaagctgtttttaaaattccaaatcattattttactgtaaatatattttaaatttcaAATCCACTATTTTTGTTCACaaatctattttaaaaaaaaatcaattgtttgcaaatattttttatttcaaattcaatatttgtttgcaaatatgttttttaatttttcaaataattttgttggtaaaaatatagtttttaaatgtCTAATCATCATTTTGTGTgagcattttttcaaatttcaaatatatatatttttacatttcaaataattattttgtttCTATCTCCTTTTAAAAATTCCAAATCCAGTATttggcaaatacattttttgaaaatgtgaaactaTTTTGTTTGAAATCTGAAAGAATCCATTTAACATTGAACATTAACATtgatgtagtagtagtattagaaTGTGTGCAGTGcagtatgaatgtatgtacgtatgaatgtatgtactgtatgaatgtatgtacgtatgaatgtatgtactgtactgtatgtacgtatgaatgtatgtactgtatgtacgtatgaatgtatgtgccGTATGtacgtatgaatgtatgtacgtatgaatgtatgtactgtatgaatgtatgtactgtactgtatgtacgtatgaatgtatgtactgtatgaatgcatgtgctgtatgtacgtatgaatgtatgtgctgtatgtacgtatgaatgtatgtacgtatgaatgtatgtactgtatgtacgtatgaatgtatgagctgtatgtacgtatgaatgtatgtactgtatgaatgtatgtactgtatgtacgtatgaatgtatgtacgtatgaatgtatgtacgtatgaatgtatgagctgtatgtacgtatgaatgtatgtactgtatgtacgtatgaatgtatctactgtatgtacgtatgaATGTAtgcactgtatgtactgtatgaatgtatgtacgtatgaatgtatgtactgtatgtactgtatgaatgtatgtacgtatgtagtagtagtagtagtactttattaatcccacagcagggaaattcacttgttacagcagcaagcaagatacacaagtaaagaatacataatgacatagtgactacaacatggttcaggtggtgcaggtgttgtggagcctgacagcggtcggtatgaaggacctgcggaacctctccttcttacaccgtgggtgtaacagtctgctgctgaaggagctgctaagggaacccacagtgtcatgtagcgggtgagaggtgttgtccatgatggatgtcagcttagccaacatccttctctcccccacttcctccacggagtccagaggaccgtccaggacagagctcgctctcctgatcagcctatttatcctgctcctgtccctgtccgtgctgccccctctccagcagcccacagcatagaagatggctgaggccaccacagagtcataaaaggtccgtaaaagagtcctgcacacaccaaaggacctcagtctcctcagcaggtggaggcgactctggcccttcttgtagagggcgtgggtgttgacggaccagtccagtttgttggtaaggtgaacacccaggaatttgtagctgtctaccaactctatgtccgctccctggatgttcaccggtgtgaagtgagatgttttcctctggaagttaatgatcatctcctttgtcttgctggtgttgagttgtagctggttaagctcactccagctgacaaagtccctgatgaccgtcctgtattccagatcattcccctctgaaacacaaccaacgatggctgtgtcgtcggagaacttctggatttgacactgtgtggagttgtgtgtgaagtccgaggtgtagagggtgaagaggaaaggggagagcactgtaccctgaggggcacctgtgctgcagagtaccatgtcagacacacagtgacggagcctcacatactgtggtctgttggtgaggtagtctataacccaatgcagtcagttgttggtctactcccacactctccatcttcactctgagtagtgacagctggatggtgttgaaggcactggagaagtcaaaaaacatgaccctcacagtgctcccgctgtcctccaggtgtagcagtgatctgtgcagcaggtagatcactgcgtcatccactccgatccgaggccgataagcaaactgcagggggtccagctgagtgcccaccaggggtcgcaggtgctgcaggataatcctctccatggtcttcatcaggtgagaggtcaaggcaacaggcctgaagtggttaggctccttgggacgcggtgtctttggtatcaggaccacacaggaggtcttccacagggccgggactttctccaggctcaggctgagattgaacaagtgccttaacactccacagagctggtcagcacagtccttgaggattcttgGGCTGATGCCgcccggtcccggggccttccttgccttgatcttcctcagctgacttctcacctgatcatcagttatggtgaggggtgggggtggggggggggggggggggggggggtggggggggtagaggatggctgggatgtggatgtgggggtgaagagtggtgagttggtaggggatggagggggggcagactcaaatctgttgaaaaacagattgagttcatctgcccagatcttgtccccactggcttggtctctccccactcctttgccatggcctgtgatggtctgcaggcctc
This sequence is a window from Dunckerocampus dactyliophorus isolate RoL2022-P2 chromosome 2, RoL_Ddac_1.1, whole genome shotgun sequence. Protein-coding genes within it:
- the usp6nl gene encoding USP6 N-terminal-like protein isoform X5; protein product: MCFILLLFSDNELPSYDSLEEKHKNTELERTTKWLKMLKSWDKYKNSDKLARRIYKGIPLQLRGEVWCLLLDIPKMKEEKKDFYEKLKARARGLSPDVRQIDLDVNRTYRDHIMFRDRYDVKQQALFHVLTAYSVYNVEVGYCQGMSQITALLLIYMNEEDAFWALVKLLSGHKHAMHGFFVPGFPKLLRFQEHHDRIVKKMMPKLKHHLDSQEVLTSLYTMKWFFQCFLDRTPFTLTLRIWDIYILEGERLLPAMSYTVLKLHRKRLMKMAMEELVEFLQVSLSKDFLLEDDLVIEHLQASMAELRRVKLELPAPGKDEEFPKKPLGQLPELETAAVNHVGNGQSHAEPAEPPKQPSPVPDRQDSRPPSRLRRDSLDKPICHRKVDMRDGGREAASREQQKRSASTTPEKGPSPPSAPTPVPLLKTQSHVIANHNTGSHRDITPRWFKPSETKLEAAKAMAAREVQLTRGVSPAPFSHDDAQQLNRWPHSKGFVPGANRGSNASQYDNVPGLLEQEFEILELERPPSRMRTPRSETPYGVPSFHQGALVYGSSLGGSVISGGSRMPLHPPPPSFDHHNPAGADTDFPGNQNHYHSPGRTTTEVPIFHPGYRHYAPPSQRMEDQTYATTRRPHSNNFHDTALVNTFATYRRQPPPSTTHNPRRPPLQLELQGRTTPIYLQKLTSTTRVHASVDYNFEGQTRGEPNPPYHPEGGPQWATEVEQPPQSPGGVPRSPSFQKAQMSPVEVFTFPDTDGLQHYGTTLRERHPVVRQQLPQLFRGAHYRHAQEAFAMQDSMLL
- the usp6nl gene encoding USP6 N-terminal-like protein isoform X6, coding for MLKSWDKYKNSDKLARRIYKGIPLQLRGEVWCLLLDIPKMKEEKKDFYEKLKARARGLSPDVRQIDLDVNRTYRDHIMFRDRYDVKQQALFHVLTAYSVYNVEVGYCQGMSQITALLLIYMNEEDAFWALVKLLSGHKHAMHGFFVPGFPKLLRFQEHHDRIVKKMMPKLKHHLDSQEVLTSLYTMKWFFQCFLDRTPFTLTLRIWDIYILEGERLLPAMSYTVLKLHRKRLMKMAMEELVEFLQVSLSKDFLLEDDLVIEHLQASMAELRRVKLELPAPGKDEEFPKKPLGQLPELETAAVNHVGNGQSHAEPAEPPKQPSPVPDRQDSRPPSRLRRDSLDKPICHRKVDMRDGGREAASREQQKRSASTTPEKGPSPPSAPTPVPLLKTQSHVIANHNTGSHRDITPRWFKPSETKLEAAKAMAAREVQLTRGVSPAPFSHDDAQQLNRWPHSKGFVPGANRGSNASQYDNVPGLLEQEFEILELERPPSRMRTPRSETPYGVPSFHQGALVYGSSLGGSVISGGSRMPLHPPPPSFDHHNPAGADTDFPGNQNHYHSPGRTTTEVPIFHPGYRHYAPPSQRMEDQTYATTRRPHSNNFHDTALVNTFATYRRQPPPSTTHNPRRPPLQLELQGRTTPIYLQKLTSTTRVHASVDYNFEGQTRGEPNPPYHPEGGPQWATEVEQPPQSPGGVPRSPSFQKAQMSPVEVFTFPDTDGLQHYGTTLRERHPVVRQQLPQLFRGAHYRHAQEAFAMQDSMLL
- the usp6nl gene encoding USP6 N-terminal-like protein isoform X1, which codes for MSSTIRGANLSLSHECLEEGLSGERAHLSKAPPRLGLHLPSHPRAPTMTSDSEQDSAVKLDQERADIVAKYDKGKEATVEPWEDTNFHLYKLIDRFGFLHDNELPSYDSLEEKHKNTELERTTKWLKMLKSWDKYKNSDKLARRIYKGIPLQLRGEVWCLLLDIPKMKEEKKDFYEKLKARARGLSPDVRQIDLDVNRTYRDHIMFRDRYDVKQQALFHVLTAYSVYNVEVGYCQGMSQITALLLIYMNEEDAFWALVKLLSGHKHAMHGFFVPGFPKLLRFQEHHDRIVKKMMPKLKHHLDSQEVLTSLYTMKWFFQCFLDRTPFTLTLRIWDIYILEGERLLPAMSYTVLKLHRKRLMKMAMEELVEFLQVSLSKDFLLEDDLVIEHLQASMAELRRVKLELPAPGKDEEFPKKPLGQLPELETAAVNHVGNGQSHAEPAEPPKQPSPVPDRQDSRPPSRLRRDSLDKPICHRKVDMRDGGREAASREQQKRSASTTPEKGPSPPSAPTPVPLLKTQSHVIANHNTGSHRDITPRWFKPSETKLEAAKAMAAREVQLTRGVSPAPFSHDDAQQLNRWPHSKGFVPGANRGSNASQYDNVPGLLEQEFEILELERPPSRMRTPRSETPYGVPSFHQGALVYGSSLGGSVISGGSRMPLHPPPPSFDHHNPAGADTDFPGNQNHYHSPGRTTTEVPIFHPGYRHYAPPSQRMEDQTYATTRRPHSNNFHDTALVNTFATYRRQPPPSTTHNPRRPPLQLELQGRTTPIYLQKLTSTTRVHASVDYNFEGQTRGEPNPPYHPEGGPQWATEVEQPPQSPGGVPRSPSFQKAQMSPVEVFTFPDTDGLQHYGTTLRERHPVVRQQLPQLFRGAHYRHAQEAFAMQDSMLL